GGTTGGGGATATGCAGGGCAAGCTGTCACTTTAGGAGGATTTGCACAGTCCGCTTACAAAGCCCGTGAAACGGGCGAAGCTTTCCGTACTCTGGAAAAAGCATTGTTGCTGGAGTTAGTATATCCTACCACTCATACGATAATGCCAGCTACCACAGATTTGAAACGCGCTCCTAAATTGATCTGGCTGGATACAGGACTAGTAAATTATGCGGCTGAAATACAAAAAGAATATCTTCTCAGTAAAGATTTGACAGATACATGGAGAGGTATGGCTGCCGAACAAATCGTTGCGCAGGAATTAAAAGCTCTTTCCAACGAAGTAGGTAAGAAGCAAAAGTTTTGGGTACGTGCTAAAAGGGGAAGTTCTGCTGAAGTGGACTTTGTATACATATATGGCGGGAAAATCATTCCAATTGAAGTGAAAAACGGACACAATGCCCACTTAAAATCCATTCATCAGTTTATGAATGAAACGGAGCATGATTTGGCAGTTCGAATCTGGTCGAGAAATTATGCTATAGACCAAGTTACTACTAATGAGGGAAAACATTTCAAACTTATTAACCTTCCTTTTTACATGATAGCCGCATTGCCGAATATTTTAAAAAAAATAGAGACATAAGTCATGTTGGCCCGATTCTGTTAAATAGCCGCTAAAGATTGCATGAAACTACAAGTATTTTTCTATCTTTACGGCACAGAACCGAGTGATATGATGAAGAAAACCTTAATTTCAATAATTCTTTTGTTAGCTATTGCGTTCTCAACATACGCGCAACAGCACTGTTTTTTCACCCACTATTCTACTGAAGATGGATTATCCCAAAATACGGTGATGAACATCTTACAGGATCACAAAGACAACCTTTGGTTTGCCACCTGGGATGGTATCAACCGTTTCAACGGTTATACCTTTAAAACATACAAGGCCCGTCAGAGAAACTATATCAGTCTGACCAATAACCGCGTAGACCGTATGTATGAAGATCGTTACGGCTTTCTGTGGTTGCTGACCTATGACAACCGTGTCCATCGTTTTGACCCGAAGACTGAGACTTTCGAGCAAGTGCCTGCTGCCGGAGAAGAGGGGAGTGCTTTCAATGTGCATACCATTGAAGTGATGCCCAACGGAACCGTCTGGCTGCTAACGGAAAACGACGGAGCCATCCGTATCTTGACGCATCCGGATGAGAATAATCGCTTGACATGGGATATTTATTCCAGCAAGACGGAACTGTTTCCTTCTTTACATGTATTCAAAGTTCATCAGGATAAAGCCGGCAATGACTGGTTGCTGACGGATAACGGTCTCGGGATAATCCGTCCCGGAAAGAAAGAACCGAATTCTTATTTTACAGAAACAAAAGGAAAGTTTGGCGGAATGAATCAGGCTTTCTATGCTGTGCAGGAACGTGATAAGGATATTTGCTTCGCCTCGGATCATGGTCGCATCTGGTCTTATCAGAAAGAAAGCGGAGAATTTACGTTGATCGAGCTTCCCACAAAAGGACAGATCACCTCCATTCATCCCATTGCACCGGACGTATCCGTTATTACTACCGATTCGGATGGTTTCTTTACCTACAATCTGCGAACAAAAACAAACGTACATTACTCGTTCCTGACTTGTAAGGCGTTACCCGCAAAGCCGATCCTTTCTGCATACGTAGACCGTTCTTCAGAAGTGTGGTTCGAACAGGAAGAACCGGGCGTTGTTGCTCATTTTAATCCCTCGACCGGAGTGGTGACCCGTGAACAAATTCCAATAGAATACAGCAATCCCGAACGTTCCCGTCCGGCTTTTCATATTCATGAAGACGTAAACGGTTATCTGTGGGTACATCCTTACGGAGGAGGTTTTTCTTACTTCGATCCTCAAAAGAAATGCTTGGTTCCTTTCTATAACGGACTGGGTAGCCGTGACTGGCGTTTCTCCAATAAGATTCATTCAGCCTTTTCCGACAAACAAGGTAATCTGTGGCTTTGTACCCACTCTAAAGGATTGGAGAAAGTGACTTATCGAAATGTACCTTTTACGATGATAATCCCTATGCCTCATGAACACGAATCGTTGCATAATGAGGTGCGTGCCCTGTGTGAAGATAAACTGGGAAATTTGTGGGTTGGCTTGAAAGACGGTATACTTCGTATATATGATGCCGACAAAACATATAAAGGCTATCTTACCGAAAACGGCACCATTTCTGCCACCGGTACTCCCATGCCGGGCACCGTTTATCATGTTATTCAGGACTCAAAAGGAATCATCTGGATTGCGACCAAAGGAGACGGTCTTGTTCGTGCCGAGCCGACTTCTTCCAACGGAATGTCTTATAAGCTGACCCGTTATCTTCATCGTGAAGATGATATGTACAGTTTGAGCGATAATAATGTATATTGCATCTATGAAGATCATTATGGGCGTATCTGGCTGGCAACTTTTGCCGGAGGTATCAATTATATTACGAAGAATGAAGCAGGAAAGACATTGTTTATCAATCACCGGAACAACCTGAAAGGTTATCCCATTGATCCTTGTTACAAAGCTCGTTTCATCACTTCCGATAACAACGGACGCTTGTGGGTAGGAACAACTACGGGGGCCGTTGCTTTTGATGAGAACTTTAAGAAACCGGAGGATGTGAAGTTCTATCATTTCTCCCGTATGCCGAATGATACGCAAAGTTTGAGTAATAATGATGTCCATTGGATTATCTCCACCAAGAAAAAGGAACTTTATCTGGCTACTTTCGGCGGCGGACTCAACAAACTGGTATCTATCAGTAAGAACGGTCACGGAGAATTCAAGTCATATTGCGTATTGGATGGTCTTCCTTCCGATGTCCTGCTTTCCATCCGCGAAGATAGTAAGCAGAATTTATGGATTAGTACGGAGAATGGAATTTGTAAGTTCATTCCCTCTGAAGAACGTTTTGAAAGTTATGACGAGCGTAGTATCACTTTCCCTGTACGTTTTAGTGAAGCCGCTTCGGCATTAACTGCTAAAGGAAGTATGCTTTTCGGTGCCAGCGGCGGAGTCTTTATATTTAATCCTGACTCTATTCGTAAGAGCAGCTATATCCCGCCTATCGTATTCTCCAAACTGACAGTGGCTAATGAGGACATTACCCCCGGCGGCAACTCATTGTTGAAAGTGGATATTGACGACGCTGATAAATTGGTACTTTCGCATAAAGAGAATATTTTCTCCGTTCATTTCGCGGCACTCGATTATACCAATCCGCAAAATATACAGTATGCTTATATTCTCGACGGATTTGAAAAACAGTGGACCTTTGCCGACAAACAGCGTAGCGTGACTTATACGAATCTTCCGAAAGGAGAGTATGTACTTCGTGTCCGTTCTACCAATAGCGATGGTGTGTGGGTGGATAACGAACGTATCTTGGATATTGTCATTCTGCCTTCTTTCTGGGAAACGCCGATAGCATACGTGCTTTATATACTTTTTATTCTGATTATTATTCTTGTGGCCGTTTATATCCTGTTCACCATTTACCGGTTGAAGCATGAAGTGTCGGTCGAACAGCAGATTTCGGATATAAAACTGCGCTTCTTTACGAATATATCCCATGAGTTGCGTACTCCGCTTACGCTGATAGCAGGTCCGGTAGAGCAGGTCTTGAAGAATGATAAATTGCCGGCTGATGCCCGCGAACAGTTGGTGGTGGTTGAACGGAACACCAGCCGTATGCTTCGTCTTGTCAATCAGATATTGGACTTCCGTAAGATTCAGAACAAGAAGATGAAGATGCAGGTACAGCGTGTGGACATCGTTCCTTTCGTGCGCAAGGTGATGGATAATTTTGAGGCTGTGGCCGAAGAGCACCGGATTGATTTCCTGTTTCAGACGGAAAAGGAGCATCTTTATCTTTGGGTGGACGCCGATAAGCTGGAAAAGATTGTATTCAATCTGCTTTCCAATGCATTTAAATATACGCCGAATGGCAAGATGATAACGATGTTTATCCGTGAAGATGAGAATACAGTTTCTATCGGTGTACAAGACCAGGGAATTGGTATCGCGGAAAACAAAAAGAAGTCACTGTTTGTCCGTTTTGAGAATCTGGTAGATAAGAATCTTTTCAATCAGGCTAGTACAGGTATCGGACTTTCATTGGTGAAAGAGCTTGTGGAGATGCACAAGGCTACTATCTCCGTGGATAGTCGTTTGGGAGAAGGAAGTTGTTTCAAAGTCGATTTCCTGAAAGGGAAAGAACATTATGATAAGGAAACCGAGTTTATTCTGGAAGATGCGGATGCTCCGGTAAGGATGGGGCAGGTAGTGGATATAGCCAACTCTTCCATTCAGTCTGAAACGCTGATACCCGATGATTCGGAGAAAATTGAAGCCGTTTATGAGGAAGATGCTGCGAAAGAAGAAAACTCCAAAGAACTGATGTTATTAGTCGAAGATAATCAGGAGTTACGTGAATTCTTGCGTAGTATATTTTCTCCGATGTACCGGGTAGTGGAAGCCGCCGATGGTAGGGAAGGAGCGAATAAAGCATTGAAGTATCTTCCGGATATTATTATCAGTGACGTGATGATGCCCGAGAAAGACGGTATCGAAATGACGCGTGAACTACGTGCGGATATGACAACCAGCCATATACCTATTATCCTGCTTACTGCCAAAACTACGATTGAAAGTAAACTGGAAGGATTGGAATATGGTGCGGATGATTATATCACAAAACCTTTCAGTGCTACCTATCTGCAAGCCCGTGTGGAAAATCTGTTGATGCAGCGTAAGAAACTGCAAAGTTTCTATCGGGATAGCTTGATGCATATCAATATGTCCGTTACTTCCGGTGAATTAGTTGCGTTGACAAAGGCTATGGCTGAAGAGGAAAGAAAGATAGTGCCGGAGCGAGAAGAAGAGCAAACGCAACTACAGTCACAACAGCAACCGACTATTCCTGATATGTCTCCAAATGACCGTAAATTTATGGATAAACTGGTGGAATTGATGGAGCAGAACATGGATAATGGAGACCTTGTAGTGGATGATTTGGTACGTGAATTGGCTGTCAGTCGTTCCGTGTTCTTCAAGAAGCTGAAGACATTGACAGGACTGGCACCTATTGAGTTTATCAAAGAAATACGCATCAAGCGTGCTACGCAACTGATTGAAACCGGAGAGTTTAATATGACGCAGATTTCATATATGGTCGGAATCAACGACCCGCGTTATTTTAGCAAATGTTTTAAGGCGCAGGTGGGTATGACACCGACTGAGTATAAGGAAAAAATAGGTCGGTAATACGTAGTAACAATCTCTTTGTTTATTCTATTT
The Bacteroides caecimuris DNA segment above includes these coding regions:
- a CDS encoding hybrid sensor histidine kinase/response regulator transcription factor; this translates as MMKKTLISIILLLAIAFSTYAQQHCFFTHYSTEDGLSQNTVMNILQDHKDNLWFATWDGINRFNGYTFKTYKARQRNYISLTNNRVDRMYEDRYGFLWLLTYDNRVHRFDPKTETFEQVPAAGEEGSAFNVHTIEVMPNGTVWLLTENDGAIRILTHPDENNRLTWDIYSSKTELFPSLHVFKVHQDKAGNDWLLTDNGLGIIRPGKKEPNSYFTETKGKFGGMNQAFYAVQERDKDICFASDHGRIWSYQKESGEFTLIELPTKGQITSIHPIAPDVSVITTDSDGFFTYNLRTKTNVHYSFLTCKALPAKPILSAYVDRSSEVWFEQEEPGVVAHFNPSTGVVTREQIPIEYSNPERSRPAFHIHEDVNGYLWVHPYGGGFSYFDPQKKCLVPFYNGLGSRDWRFSNKIHSAFSDKQGNLWLCTHSKGLEKVTYRNVPFTMIIPMPHEHESLHNEVRALCEDKLGNLWVGLKDGILRIYDADKTYKGYLTENGTISATGTPMPGTVYHVIQDSKGIIWIATKGDGLVRAEPTSSNGMSYKLTRYLHREDDMYSLSDNNVYCIYEDHYGRIWLATFAGGINYITKNEAGKTLFINHRNNLKGYPIDPCYKARFITSDNNGRLWVGTTTGAVAFDENFKKPEDVKFYHFSRMPNDTQSLSNNDVHWIISTKKKELYLATFGGGLNKLVSISKNGHGEFKSYCVLDGLPSDVLLSIREDSKQNLWISTENGICKFIPSEERFESYDERSITFPVRFSEAASALTAKGSMLFGASGGVFIFNPDSIRKSSYIPPIVFSKLTVANEDITPGGNSLLKVDIDDADKLVLSHKENIFSVHFAALDYTNPQNIQYAYILDGFEKQWTFADKQRSVTYTNLPKGEYVLRVRSTNSDGVWVDNERILDIVILPSFWETPIAYVLYILFILIIILVAVYILFTIYRLKHEVSVEQQISDIKLRFFTNISHELRTPLTLIAGPVEQVLKNDKLPADAREQLVVVERNTSRMLRLVNQILDFRKIQNKKMKMQVQRVDIVPFVRKVMDNFEAVAEEHRIDFLFQTEKEHLYLWVDADKLEKIVFNLLSNAFKYTPNGKMITMFIREDENTVSIGVQDQGIGIAENKKKSLFVRFENLVDKNLFNQASTGIGLSLVKELVEMHKATISVDSRLGEGSCFKVDFLKGKEHYDKETEFILEDADAPVRMGQVVDIANSSIQSETLIPDDSEKIEAVYEEDAAKEENSKELMLLVEDNQELREFLRSIFSPMYRVVEAADGREGANKALKYLPDIIISDVMMPEKDGIEMTRELRADMTTSHIPIILLTAKTTIESKLEGLEYGADDYITKPFSATYLQARVENLLMQRKKLQSFYRDSLMHINMSVTSGELVALTKAMAEEERKIVPEREEEQTQLQSQQQPTIPDMSPNDRKFMDKLVELMEQNMDNGDLVVDDLVRELAVSRSVFFKKLKTLTGLAPIEFIKEIRIKRATQLIETGEFNMTQISYMVGINDPRYFSKCFKAQVGMTPTEYKEKIGR